The following proteins come from a genomic window of Hydractinia symbiolongicarpus strain clone_291-10 chromosome 2, HSymV2.1, whole genome shotgun sequence:
- the LOC130626787 gene encoding fibroleukin-like: MSMFFCISFTFLIKASLGNYLSCSRDDIEIHEVARNKRLNAAPYLTKTVRNENECLVVCLYNDYCLSYNVNMTSQNVKCELFSKLDGEEVLIQQVGFKYFKVQTNHRCIPVDNSSLQICDCRSVTYSKRDCLEWREKGAKEDGLYNIKVGDQTVEVFCDMTTDGGGWTVIQKRQRSTNPVNFNTTWDKYKKGFGDLKTEFWLGNDYIHKLSAMAETTLRIHSTAKDNMKKISILKYFKVANEGVHYQVSYRFGTGPSLFDARYTRFNQSKFSTIDSDNDIWQHVNCAVRLSAGFWFDACSVANLNGPFIPHDQRFGFMWRGWNAPDDTKTYQLETTMMMLRRGVN, translated from the coding sequence ATGTCGATGTTTTTCTGCATATCATTTACCTTTCTTATTAAGGCAAGTCTTGGCAATTATTTATCTTGCTCGCGAGATGATATAGAGATTCATGAAGTAGCAAGAAATAAGAGACTGAATGCTGCGCCGTATTTAACAAAAACTGTGAGAAATGAAAATGAATGTTTAGTTGTATGTTTGTATAATGACTATTGTTTGTCATACAACGTCAATATGACTAGTCAAAATGTCAAGTGTGAATTATTTTCGAAACTGGATGGAGAAGAAGTGTTAATTCAACAAGTTGGCTTTAAATACTTCAAAGTGCAAACCAACCATCGTTGCATACCTGTCGACAACTCATCTCTTCAGATTTGTGATTGTCGATCAGTAACTTATTCTAAAAGAGATTGTCTGGAATGGCGAGAAAAAGGTGCAAAGGAGGATGGTTTGTACAATATTAAAGTGGGTGATCAAACTGTGGAAGTGTTTTGTGACATGACGACAGACGGAGGAGGGTGGACAGTGATTCAAAAGCGACAGAGATCAACTAACCCTGTAAATTTCAACACGACATGGGACAAATACAAGAAGGGCTTTGGAGATTTAAAGACAGAATTTTGGCTTGGAAATGATTATATTCATAAATTGTCAGCCATGGCAGAAACAACCCTTCGAATCCATTCTACCGCTAAAGACAACATGAAGAAGATTTCGATTCTAAAATACTTCAAGGTCGCCAACGAAGGTGTTCACTATCAAGTAAGTTACAGGTTCGGTACCGGGCCGTCCTTATTCGATGCAAGATATACGAGATTCAATCAGAGCAAATTCAGCACGATAGATAGCGACAACGATATTTGGCAACACGTTAACTGTGCGGTGAGATTGAGCGCTGGTTTTTGGTTTGACGCATGCTCTGTGGCGAACCTTAATGGTCCATTTATTCCACATGACCAAAGATTTGGATTTATGTGGCGAGGATGGAATGCACCAGATGATACAAAGACTTATCAGTTAGAAACAACTATGATGATGTTACGGAGGGGTGTGAATTGA